One region of Halohasta litchfieldiae genomic DNA includes:
- a CDS encoding type IV pilin: MFKELFTDDNERGVSPVIGVILMVAITVILAAVIGAFVLGLGDQVSTNAPQATIGFSFDSDTNVTLTHEGGDNIEKSEIEISVGGSPLYDGSGFNKTNTNTDDATRNDTWSSTISTGDELTIPVDGSDTTGEVVRVVWTNPSGGSSNTLAERQWPN; encoded by the coding sequence ATGTTCAAAGAACTATTCACAGACGATAATGAACGTGGTGTGTCTCCTGTTATAGGGGTCATCCTCATGGTGGCGATAACCGTCATCCTGGCCGCCGTGATCGGTGCGTTTGTGCTCGGACTCGGCGATCAGGTGTCGACTAATGCACCACAAGCTACGATCGGATTTTCATTCGACTCTGATACGAATGTGACGCTCACACACGAAGGTGGCGACAATATTGAAAAAAGCGAAATTGAAATATCAGTCGGTGGCTCACCATTGTACGATGGGTCAGGGTTTAACAAAACCAACACCAACACAGATGATGCTACTAGAAACGATACGTGGTCAAGCACCATCTCAACCGGTGATGAACTCACAATACCTGTCGACGGTTCAGATACCACTGGTGAGGTCGTCCGTGTTGTATGGACCAACCCATCGGGTGGGTCTTCAAACACGCTCGCCGAACGACAGTGGCCTAACTAA